The following coding sequences lie in one Microbacterium sp. XT11 genomic window:
- a CDS encoding alpha/beta fold hydrolase has protein sequence MDIILIPGLWLDASSWNDVSRLLEQKGHRPRPLTLPGLGGSGAETAGISIAEWVDAASSAVDAVDGPVVVVGHSGGGNVAWGVADARPERVARVIFVDTVPPAPGFGINEFELTDGVVPFPGWDFFPSGDVYDLDAATRARTASLTASVPGRVPADPIELSDTARHRVPVTLLMGSMDRDELEKELENWGPFAHEFHAIADAEVARIGSGHWPQFSAPQRLAQLIDEAVRR, from the coding sequence ATGGACATCATTCTCATCCCCGGACTCTGGCTCGACGCATCCAGTTGGAACGACGTGAGCCGTCTACTGGAGCAGAAGGGGCACCGCCCACGGCCGCTCACCCTGCCGGGCCTCGGCGGCTCGGGCGCGGAGACCGCCGGGATCAGCATCGCCGAGTGGGTCGACGCCGCCTCGTCCGCGGTCGACGCCGTCGACGGTCCCGTCGTTGTCGTCGGCCACAGCGGCGGCGGAAACGTGGCCTGGGGCGTCGCCGATGCGCGACCCGAACGCGTGGCGCGGGTCATCTTCGTCGACACGGTGCCGCCCGCACCGGGGTTCGGCATCAACGAGTTCGAGCTCACCGACGGTGTGGTGCCCTTCCCCGGGTGGGACTTCTTCCCGAGCGGCGACGTGTACGACCTCGACGCCGCCACGCGCGCACGCACCGCGTCGCTCACGGCGAGCGTTCCCGGTCGGGTTCCCGCCGACCCGATCGAACTGAGCGATACCGCACGGCACCGAGTGCCGGTGACGCTCCTCATGGGCAGCATGGATCGCGACGAGCTCGAGAAGGAGCTCGAGAACTGGGGCCCGTTCGCCCACGAGTTCCACGCGATCGCAGATGCCGAGGTCGCGCGCATCGGCTCCGGCCACTGGCCTCAGTTCTCCGCTCCGCAGCGCCTCGCCCAGTTGATCGACGAGGCCGTCAGACGCTGA
- a CDS encoding beta-ketoacyl-ACP reductase — MSSQRVVLVTGGNRGIGRAIAERFVRDGYRVAVTARSGEGPEGTLTVRADVTDAAALDAAFTEVEQQLGPVEIVVANAGITKDTLLLRMTEDDFDSVVATNLGGTFRVVKRASKGMLRARFGRVILISSVVGLYGSAGQVNYAASKSALVGFARSLTRELGGRGITANVVAPGFIETDMTAELPEDTQKQYKASIPAGRFATPDEVAGVVTWLAGDDAAYISGAVIPVDGGLGMGH, encoded by the coding sequence ATGAGTTCTCAGCGCGTCGTGCTCGTCACCGGAGGCAACCGAGGGATCGGCAGGGCCATCGCCGAGCGGTTCGTCCGCGACGGATACCGCGTCGCCGTCACCGCGCGCAGCGGCGAAGGACCGGAGGGAACGCTCACGGTGCGTGCGGACGTCACGGATGCCGCGGCCCTCGATGCCGCCTTCACCGAGGTGGAGCAGCAGCTCGGTCCTGTCGAGATCGTCGTCGCCAACGCCGGCATCACCAAGGACACGCTCCTGCTGCGCATGACGGAAGACGACTTCGACAGTGTCGTGGCGACGAACCTCGGCGGTACCTTCCGGGTCGTCAAGCGCGCCTCGAAGGGGATGCTCCGGGCACGCTTCGGACGTGTCATCCTCATCTCCAGCGTGGTGGGCCTCTACGGGTCTGCAGGGCAGGTCAACTACGCGGCGTCGAAGAGCGCCCTCGTCGGCTTCGCCCGCTCGCTCACCCGGGAGCTCGGCGGACGGGGCATCACCGCCAACGTCGTCGCACCGGGCTTCATCGAGACCGACATGACGGCGGAGCTTCCCGAGGACACCCAGAAGCAGTACAAGGCCAGCATCCCCGCGGGACGATTCGCGACTCCAGACGAGGTCGCCGGCGTCGTGACCTGGCTCGCGGGAGACGACGCGGCGTACATCTCGGGTGCGGTGATCCCCGTCGACGGCGGACTCGGCATGGGGCACTGA
- a CDS encoding DUF4190 domain-containing protein: MSDNNTPGPAGDQPDASFPAGLTPPPAASAAPSVPPVPAAPAPPFASYPGAAPSSPAPSVHAPAAPPAAYARPATPPAYPAPAGYSAAPGYPATSAYPAAAYAPVRPNSGLAIASLICGIGGIVLFWLWVPVIASIVAVVTGHMAMKQTKNNPAIGGRGMAIAGLITGYFGIGLLLALILIVVVTFLFIGAVSVPFLFTS; the protein is encoded by the coding sequence GTGAGCGACAACAACACCCCCGGCCCCGCAGGCGACCAGCCCGACGCTTCCTTCCCGGCCGGCCTGACGCCTCCCCCCGCCGCGTCGGCGGCGCCGTCTGTCCCGCCTGTCCCTGCTGCGCCTGCGCCGCCCTTCGCCTCCTACCCCGGTGCGGCGCCGTCTTCGCCCGCACCGTCCGTGCACGCCCCTGCCGCACCCCCAGCCGCCTACGCGCGCCCCGCCACGCCTCCCGCCTACCCCGCTCCGGCCGGATACTCCGCCGCGCCGGGGTACCCGGCGACGTCCGCCTATCCCGCAGCGGCGTATGCGCCCGTCCGGCCCAACAGCGGCCTCGCCATCGCCTCGCTCATCTGCGGTATCGGCGGCATCGTCCTGTTCTGGCTCTGGGTGCCCGTGATCGCGTCGATCGTCGCCGTCGTCACCGGTCACATGGCGATGAAGCAGACCAAGAACAACCCCGCCATCGGCGGCCGCGGCATGGCCATCGCAGGACTCATCACCGGATACTTCGGCATCGGGCTGCTGCTGGCGCTGATCCTCATCGTGGTGGTCACGTTCCTGTTCATCGGGGCGGTCAGCGTCCCGTTCCTGTTCACCAGCTGA
- a CDS encoding DUF3099 domain-containing protein, whose product MKNKHVVPAVTSLPQSPGDEADHRVRRYAITMTIRIVCFGLMVLVHPYGWYTWVFGIAAAVLPYIAVVFANAGSDSTETVAESPVQQLEATPSSRVEPHGESPGIVTIHESRQDTA is encoded by the coding sequence GTGAAGAACAAGCATGTGGTGCCGGCCGTCACCTCGCTGCCGCAGTCTCCCGGCGACGAGGCCGACCACCGCGTGCGCCGTTACGCCATCACCATGACGATCCGCATCGTCTGCTTCGGACTCATGGTGCTCGTCCACCCGTACGGCTGGTACACCTGGGTGTTCGGCATCGCCGCAGCGGTGCTCCCCTACATCGCCGTGGTCTTCGCGAACGCCGGAAGCGACAGCACCGAGACCGTGGCGGAGTCGCCCGTGCAGCAGCTCGAGGCGACGCCCTCCTCTCGGGTGGAGCCGCACGGCGAGTCGCCGGGGATCGTCACGATCCACGAGAGCCGACAGGACACCGCGTGA
- a CDS encoding SURF1 family cytochrome oxidase biogenesis protein produces the protein MSPRLLRWSVYVLVAIGFAVACAFLSNWQFDRNETRAAQIALVEQNYDAEAVPFASLVGPDGRLDPEDEWHPVVLRGEYLADEQLLVRNRPHGGTSAFEVVVPFRDADGRIVIVDRGWVPPGEGDVPDSVPAPPSGEVEITVRLRPGERLPASGRGAPEGQVPTINLPTIADIVGGDVITGAYGQLVSESPAADHALGGFDSPTEDPGPHLSYAIQWILFAIMGFVFIGYIIRTETVKHREDAEGAPVRVRRRSRDRDGDIEDELLDAR, from the coding sequence GTGAGTCCGCGCCTGCTCCGCTGGTCGGTGTACGTGCTCGTGGCCATCGGCTTCGCGGTGGCATGCGCGTTCCTCTCGAACTGGCAGTTCGACCGCAACGAAACCCGCGCGGCACAGATCGCCCTCGTCGAGCAGAACTACGACGCGGAGGCCGTTCCGTTCGCATCACTCGTCGGACCCGACGGCCGGCTCGATCCCGAGGACGAGTGGCATCCGGTGGTCCTTCGCGGAGAGTACCTCGCCGACGAGCAGCTCCTCGTCCGCAACCGGCCGCACGGCGGCACGAGCGCGTTCGAGGTGGTGGTGCCGTTCCGCGACGCCGACGGGAGGATCGTCATCGTCGACCGCGGCTGGGTGCCGCCCGGGGAGGGCGACGTGCCGGACTCGGTTCCGGCCCCTCCGTCCGGAGAAGTCGAGATCACCGTGCGCCTCCGCCCCGGCGAGCGACTCCCCGCATCCGGCCGCGGCGCCCCCGAGGGTCAAGTGCCGACCATCAATCTGCCGACCATCGCCGACATCGTGGGAGGCGACGTCATCACGGGGGCGTACGGTCAGCTCGTCTCCGAATCCCCGGCCGCCGACCACGCGCTGGGGGGCTTCGATTCCCCCACCGAAGATCCGGGCCCTCACCTCTCCTACGCGATCCAGTGGATCCTGTTCGCCATCATGGGGTTCGTCTTCATCGGCTACATCATCCGCACCGAGACCGTGAAGCACCGCGAAGACGCGGAAGGTGCACCCGTCCGCGTGAGAAGGCGCAGTCGTGATCGTGACGGCGACATCGAGGACGAACTGCTCGACGCGCGCTAG
- a CDS encoding ABC-F family ATP-binding cassette domain-containing protein, with translation MLAVHDLEIRVGARLLMENVSFRVADGDKIGLVGRNGAGKTTLTKVLAGDLLPSGGTVTRSGELGYLPQDPRSGNPEDLARTRILDARGLGQLNLGMTEASLQMASDDPAVAEKAMKRYARLTEQFEAQGGYAAEAEAASIAHNLSLPDRILDQPLSTLSGGQRRRIELARILFSDAETMILDEPTNHLDADSVVWLREFLKGYKGGLIVISHDVELVGETVNRVFYLDANRQVIDTYNMNWKNYLRQRAADEERRKKERANAEKKATTLQQQAARFGAKASKAAAAHQMMARAEKLLAGLEEVRQEDKVAKLRFPKPAPCGKTPLMATGLSKSYGSLEIFTDVDLAIDRGSKVVVLGLNGAGKTTLLRMLAGVDEPDTGRLEPGHGLKVGYYAQEHENLDVSRSVLENMVSAAPHITETEARKVLGSFLFTGDDVHKPAGVLSGGEKTRLSLATLVVSSANLLLLDEPTNNLDPASREEILGALAHYEGAVVLVSHDPGAVQSLNPERVLILPDGVEDIWNQEYQELIELA, from the coding sequence GTGCTTGCCGTCCACGACCTCGAGATCCGCGTCGGTGCGCGCCTCCTCATGGAGAACGTCTCCTTCCGCGTGGCCGACGGCGACAAGATCGGACTCGTCGGCCGCAACGGCGCCGGCAAGACCACGCTCACCAAGGTACTCGCCGGCGATCTGCTCCCGTCGGGAGGCACGGTGACCCGCTCGGGGGAGCTCGGCTATCTCCCGCAGGATCCGAGATCCGGCAACCCCGAAGATCTCGCCCGCACGCGCATCCTCGACGCGCGCGGTCTCGGACAGCTGAACCTCGGCATGACCGAGGCCTCGCTGCAGATGGCTTCCGACGACCCCGCCGTCGCGGAGAAGGCGATGAAGCGCTATGCGCGGCTCACCGAGCAGTTCGAGGCGCAGGGCGGTTACGCCGCGGAGGCCGAAGCCGCGTCGATCGCGCACAACCTCTCGTTGCCGGACCGGATCCTCGACCAGCCGCTGTCGACGCTCTCCGGAGGCCAGCGCCGGCGCATCGAGCTCGCCCGCATCCTGTTCTCGGATGCCGAGACGATGATCCTCGACGAGCCGACGAACCACCTCGATGCCGACAGCGTCGTGTGGCTGCGCGAGTTCCTCAAGGGCTACAAGGGCGGCCTCATCGTCATCTCGCACGATGTCGAGCTGGTGGGCGAGACCGTGAACAGGGTGTTCTACCTCGACGCGAACCGTCAGGTCATCGACACCTACAACATGAACTGGAAGAACTACCTGCGCCAGCGTGCGGCCGACGAAGAGCGCCGGAAGAAGGAACGCGCGAACGCCGAGAAGAAGGCGACCACGTTGCAGCAGCAGGCTGCGCGCTTCGGAGCGAAGGCGTCGAAGGCCGCCGCGGCGCACCAGATGATGGCCCGAGCCGAGAAGCTGCTCGCCGGTCTCGAAGAGGTGCGCCAGGAGGACAAGGTCGCCAAGCTGCGTTTCCCCAAGCCGGCGCCGTGCGGTAAGACGCCCTTGATGGCGACCGGTCTGTCGAAGTCGTACGGGTCGCTCGAGATCTTCACCGACGTCGACCTCGCGATCGACCGTGGATCGAAGGTCGTGGTGCTCGGATTGAACGGTGCGGGCAAGACGACCCTGCTGCGGATGCTGGCGGGCGTCGACGAGCCCGACACGGGGAGGCTGGAACCCGGGCACGGCCTGAAGGTCGGATACTACGCGCAGGAGCACGAGAACCTCGACGTCAGCCGGTCGGTGCTCGAGAACATGGTCTCAGCCGCTCCGCACATCACCGAGACCGAGGCGCGCAAGGTGCTCGGCTCCTTCCTCTTCACCGGTGACGACGTGCACAAGCCCGCCGGAGTGCTGTCCGGCGGTGAGAAGACCCGGCTGTCGCTGGCGACGCTCGTCGTGTCGTCGGCGAACCTGCTGCTGTTGGACGAGCCGACGAACAACCTCGACCCGGCGTCGCGGGAGGAGATCCTCGGGGCGCTCGCGCACTACGAGGGAGCCGTCGTGCTCGTCTCCCACGACCCTGGCGCCGTGCAGTCGCTCAACCCGGAGCGCGTGCTGATCCTGCCCGACGGCGTCGAGGACATCTGGAACCAGGAGTACCAGGAGCTCATCGAGCTCGCGTAG
- a CDS encoding DedA family protein, protein MDVINEIIMQAIASPWLFVVLLAVTVIDGFFPPIPSETVLVAAAAVAATNGSHGTLVLLGLVAALGAVVGDNIAFAIGRSVGVTRFSWMRRPRVRAAVDHAQRALDTRSASLILGARYIPVGRVAVNMSAGSLGFAWRRFLPLSAFAGLCWSTLSIIIGLLASAWVHDQPLVSAGIGVAVALALGLIIDRVAVARRRRESAPHLAG, encoded by the coding sequence GTGGACGTCATCAACGAGATCATCATGCAGGCGATCGCCTCCCCCTGGCTGTTCGTCGTACTCCTCGCCGTCACGGTCATCGACGGGTTCTTCCCGCCGATCCCCAGTGAGACGGTGCTCGTCGCGGCGGCCGCCGTCGCCGCGACGAACGGAAGTCACGGCACCCTCGTGCTCCTCGGGCTCGTGGCGGCGCTCGGCGCGGTCGTCGGTGACAACATCGCCTTCGCGATCGGTCGGTCGGTGGGTGTGACCCGCTTCTCGTGGATGCGCCGACCGCGGGTGCGCGCTGCCGTCGATCATGCGCAGCGCGCGCTCGACACGCGCAGCGCGTCGTTGATCCTTGGCGCCCGCTACATCCCGGTCGGGCGCGTCGCGGTGAACATGTCGGCGGGATCCCTCGGCTTCGCGTGGCGCAGGTTCCTCCCCCTCAGCGCCTTCGCCGGACTGTGCTGGAGCACGCTGAGCATCATCATCGGGCTGCTCGCGTCGGCTTGGGTGCACGACCAGCCCCTCGTGAGCGCGGGCATCGGCGTGGCTGTCGCCCTCGCTCTCGGGCTGATCATCGACCGGGTCGCCGTCGCCCGCCGTCGACGCGAGAGCGCGCCGCACCTGGCAGGATGA